TCTCTAcaaatctgctttcttttattttgaaggcaTCTTTTATAACGATAAAAGATATCCAGAGTGCAGAGATCTGAGCAGGTACAGTATTCATAGACATAGACTATGGAAAACCTTAAAGGACAGGAAATTTACTaaatttttattatgatttgTGGTGTTTTTAAGACTGGAATGGTTAGTGCGTAAATCTAGATTGGACTTTTCATTTCTACCCATatcacttttaaaaaggaaaaatgcagttgtTTCTCACAAATTCTGTTTTGGTGTGTTGGAACACCATGAAAGGGGAAACATTGACAGCTGTCAGTCTGTACTGGCTTTTTCAGTGCCCTACTTAGTTGTGATGACCACCCAAGAGACTTGTCTGTGAGGTAGAAGATGGGTCAGAAGGACTGCAGGCTCAGCTGTGTGGGAATCAGTTGTTCTGCTCCATCTTGAAATTGTGCTGAATGCCTTCATGGTTAAACCAGAAAAGAGACTGTTAGGAAAATACATGCGAGACAGCATTCCCAAGAGTCTCGGGTATCTCTTATTTGGAGCTATAGATACCATTTAAGCTATACGCCGTTGTTTATTTTGAGGAAGTGGGGACTTGCTGACACATTAGGAGATGAAGCTGTTAGGATGGTATGGAAGAGCTTTGAGTTTGGACAGTATTCCTGTTGTGCCAAACTTGGTATTTGgtttcaaagaaattaattattttgctgctgcttctctttctgtccTTGAGCAACAGTGATTTTTATGGAAGAGTCTGTGATGCCATACACAGCTCATAGTGAATGTATGGCTTATAGTGAAATGCCGTGTATGTAGGAgtatactgaaaataattgtaaCAGTGACTGGTGCCCTTCCAATCCTAAATAGCTGTGCATCTGTCAGCTTTGTTtcttccaggggaaaaaataataataaaaaaatcaaaaaaagctgaaaccaacagctttaaaacaaaattacaaaccaaaggaacaaaaatgatGTTCTGGTGACCTGAATAATGGGAATGTTTTGGAAGTGTCAGGCTTCAAACGACCTGACCTGGATTGGGTGCCATCAGTAGTGTGCACTCTGACTAGACCTCCTCATGAAGCTACATTGCAGGTTCCCcaaaaagtaaggaaaagaagtattcttcctttctgcatgtTTGCAGCTTATACCCTTGCCATGCTGATGACCTTTCTATTTTCAGAACAGTCATTGAGTGGTCAGAAGCCCATGACAGAGGCTATGGAAATCTTCAGTCTGTTAAAATGGAGGACTACACATTTAATGATTTGTCCCTCAAAATTGGCTTTCCATACCTTTTCTGCCACCAAGGGAACTGTGAGCACATCGTTATCATCACGGATATAAGGTAAGTTACTGCTGTTTGGGAATTGCCAGGCAATTAAAAGCAAGCCTTCAGTGGACAAACTTCAGACATTTAAGTGCTGAATATCTGTTAGACTAATTTGAAGATAATTCATGTGTCTTTCTGCAGGATTTATTTAAGACTATTCCATAAACCACcttagaaaggagaaaagcaatctcccttggtatttttgttttgttttgtttttgtaatagtTCTGCATAAAATGTTCTGCATAAAAAATCTGGTTTCTTATTAGCATGACATGACTTGTGGTATGGGAGGAATGGCACCCACAGTGAAAAGCCTTTTCTATGCAAAGCCATTGTGTGTCAAATTTACATAATAATTCTGGAGCACTGGGCAGCACACTGCAGACAGTAGCTCTGGCTACAGTCAACTAGACATGGTAGTTTAGACTTagtgccaggctgcaggaaCTGAAAAGGGGATGGAGGAATGGAAATAGTGGGGTAACATGGATGGGCAAAGCACAGAAGGAGAAGGTGACCATGGCTGTGAGGTGGCTACCACATCAGCAGTAGAACTGTTTTGTATGCTCTGCTCAATATATGACGGGTAGAGACAGCACTCCTCTGAGTGTctgtagattattttttccttctagaagCCTGATATATCTGAGTATTGTTAATAAAGGATATCTCTCAGAGGAATAGAACCCAAAAAAGGGTCTGGATGTCACACGATGATGATGATCTCAGGGTTGTGAACCTCTGAATATTCTCCTAGTTATGCTTGTTAGTCTACATAGGAGGTATAAGCTTTAAACTGTAACTTACTGTGCATTATTTGCTTGAATGACTGAAGTAGATGGTCTGAATAATTCTGAGTTAGTAACACAAACTAAATTTACTTCTGATGATAAAATCCACAGATGGTGCAACGAGCAGTCTCATCTTAATACAGATGAAGACTTGGAGAAATGCTCAGCAGAAGTAAAGTCATAGTTTGTACTGGAATTGAAGTCCTGCATCCATGCTTATGTTCAGATCAGCTCCAGTGTGTCTGAGTCTTTATtgtattttgtgtatttatttatttccttcaaggCTTATTCATCATGATGATTGCCTGGACAGGAACCTCTATCCCTTGTTAATCAAGAAACACTGGTTATGTACCAGAAAATGCTTTGTATGCAAAATGTATACAGCCAGGTATGCTACATAATTTATCTTTTAAGGTGTCTTCTTAAACAAATCTTTATAGGTGTTTCTACTAACTTTCccaaaaaaagtaataataatcaGAGGTCTGTATGTTTTTAGTATACTATGTGAATAATCTCCATCCAAAAATCCGTAACTGTTCtgagatttttatatttatataggCAGATGTCCCTTGAAAAGGCTTCCTGCAGGTGTAGTCATTGGGAGGAGATGATTCAGGATGATGAAAGAATTGTAATGGTGCAGAGGTCAATTCTTTGGCTCAGGTTCTTTTGCAAACATACAGCTGGGCTCTTGATCAGTTGCGCTACTTTTGAGAATCTCAGTGCTGGGGGAGTACGATGCATTTTTACCTTATGACAAGAAATGTGAGAGATAAATTCCCTTACAGAGCTTTCGTTAAATCCAGCATTTAAGTAGAGGGAAGTATGGATCTGTCCGACTTCAAAGTAGTTAAGTTAAAATCTGgagattttcagaagcagatgGCATATAGCTCCCCCACAGATAAACTTCAGACCTCTACCTGAAAGCTCTGTACTGTGCTGGTGTACTTGAAGGAACTTCTTGTGATGCACAgattttcttcagataaaagAGCAAAACATGAACTTGCTACTGTAGTGTTCAGGGCTGTTTACTTAGACCTGAGAAAGCCTTTCAGTAGTCATAGTAGAAAGTTCTCTTAAGGAGTTCTGTGCACTAAACTCAGCTCCTTGGTTTTATAGACCTGAATgatttctttacaaaaacacCTACTGCCTCCCTtatccccctccccccaagcTTAAACTCGGCCCCAGTttgacagcagagctgggttCTGCTACCTTGCTAGTTTGCAAGTTTCCAGGCAACTCTTAGAGTTTGCCTGGAATTAGGCAAAGAGCCAATTTTCCATCACGACAGGAGCCTCCTAGGgttcccagcagagcccccagaATGCCTTCACAAGTGGCTGTAATCTGTGAGGCCTTCGGCCAGAAGGAGGGGTGGAGCCGAAGGGTCAGTTTGGGGGAAAGGTGGGATAGGGAGGGCATTACCAGAGGTGATGtaaatgcattaaattaaaACCAGGATTAAGCACTAAGCTTAAGTGGGGAGATGCTAAACCATGGATGCCAGAGCTGCTTTGGCTGTCTGTCCTGTATGTTGTAATCTCTGCAGATAGCATCTTTAATCACCAGAGGCCTTGAGCTGTCAGGGCTACCATAAATTAATTGCTCAGTGACATGGCAGCCCTTCCTTGTGCTGGCAGCTGTGTTCATGTTAATTTTTGTGCTTGCTGGGGTGTGCAGCAGTCCTTCCTTGCCCTATCTGCATCACCCAGGCCTTTCTTGCAGACTTGTAAATGGATTTGGTTACTCCAAGAGCAGCTTGGGGTCAGTCGTGTGCATGCTCTGTATCAAGGTTTCTCACTGTAAGGTAAAACAGACTTATCTTTTACGACCTAAATGGCCAGAGGCTGGACAGAAGGTTCTTGactcattttttgttgttgttgtgcaCTGTACCAGCTCCAAAGGTCTGAGGGTTCCACAGGACATGCAGGGGCAGCAGTGTCAAGTATCAGCTGGGATTGATGCAGAGTAGGCAGAGGGGCTAGTTAGGAAATCGCTGTAGGCCTGGGATGGTAAACATGTAATATATGTAGTACCTGCTCAGTGTAACCGTACTGACGTTTGTTGATGCCATCCCCAGCTCTGAGTAAAACACTGAGATGTTTGTCGTGTGTTTGACTTGTGTGGAAAACACTTGTATTTTGTAACTTGCAGGTGGGTAACCAACAAAGACAGTCTGGCACCAGAGGATCCTTGTTTCTTCTGTGATGTTTGTTTTCGAATGCTCCACTATGATGCGGAAGGCAGTAAACTGGGGGAGTTTCTTGCATATCCTTATGTCGATCCCGGGATTTTCAACTAAAACTTGCATGAATCAGTGGACTACATCGATGAATCTGTTGCTCTAGCTGCTAAAACCACCAAACAACTTTAATGTTGAGCGTACTGTAGGATTTTTGGTTAAACTTTTAATGCctctgaggaggaaggagctcTCTGCACTTGAAATCTTTTTGGTATATATACCTTTACATCCACAGAGATAAGTTAGCATGGAAAAATATGCTCAGGTGTGTATTTTAATacagtacatttttaatatacttttacTACAGTACAGTATTTTGGAGATATACTCTCAAAATCTGGATGTTTCGAAGAGAGAATACCCTGAGAATGCCCGTGTAAAAGCTGctagggtttttgtttgggaAATCCTTTGCATCCAAGGCTCTGTTAACGTCAAAGGATGACAAGATGGTCTTTGGGCATCTAACCTGGAAAACTGGCAGTTGTCATCCCTGAACAAGGCTGGATGCGATGGTGCGATGAATTTGCTGGGAGGAGAATGCTTCCCAGGAGACAGCTCGTAGTGCTGGTTATCTTCTAGGTCTTCCCATGAAAAAGTGGGTGCTTGTATCAGTAAACTCCTGCTGTCCTTGCATGTTGACTCCGAGGGCTTATTCTGTGAAGAGCAAGCCACATTTTGCCAACTACTGAACTGTAGTCTGCCTTTCAAATAACTTGATTAACTATGTTTACAGTGTATGTAGTTGTAAATGTTCAAAATCAGTGTTTGTTGTAAacttttctatatttttgttgtttctgttaaaatgtGAGCAATTCGTACTTACAAGTCTTGTTAAATTGAAACTCTGCTTGCCAAGGCAGAATATACCTACCTAGTGTctggctttttaattttttaatctggaATTCAGGGGATTTCAGTGGAGATCTGGCTGTTTAGGAAAGCTAGTAaagtaactgcttttcttttgaaagcttcAGCCAGTTCCTAGAAAAATCTACTTCTGGTTGGTGTAAAAGACTGCCTACTCTGATAACCTGCATACAGTAATGTACTGGATGAACTGAACTGCTGTTCTGATCCTATGGCCTGAATTATGCATATTCTTGATTATCTTAGAAGCCTTGAAACTCCATCACACAGATACCTGACAGCTTTCCAGTGGCGCACGAGTTTGTGTGACTGTAAACCGGTGGTTTTTTAGGACCAAAAAAAGGACGtgactcttttttttgttgtgtaaGTCAGCCCACTGTTGGCctgatcatttttaaaatggagcaGTGACCCTAGCCCTTCTGCCAGGTGTTGGGAAGTGTGATGGTTTGATAGTTCTCTTACGCTGCAGGAATCTGCGGAAGAGGAACTGCCCTGCCTTCAACAACTGCCACAAGTCAAACTGTTAGGGCACGACTGCTTTGCAGTCCTGTAACAGCTGATTTGAAATCCCCTGCAATACACTCCTGGCTGCAACTTCTGtatctttttcctcatcttcatcttctCCCCAACCCTGTCCTCTGTCAGCTGCCTCCTGATAACGTGGGCTTCCCAGTCCTCTTCAGTATTGGAGCTGAGATCACATAGCTTTAGAAATTATATCAGCTGCCTATTGCTTAGTTCTTTGATTTCTTACTATGGCAAATTTTAAGGAGGCAATCTGTAagtttttgtgcatgtgtaatcttaatttgtttttctgttttgcttttctttagcaGTAGTGTGGTGGTGTCGCACTGATGGGCAGCAAAGCTACACCACCCTGCTctcacagcctgctccaccaggggcctctccacgggctgctgttgtattttttgtttttttcccctttcctgagTATGTTACCACAGAGGCACAGATTGCTCACTGGCTCgactctggccagcagcaggtcccttttggagccagctggagctggctcttacCAGgcaggcagcttctggactcttcttgCACCacagcatgtatttttattttacttattaaaaaaaaaaaaaatagggtgaAGAGAATTATGtgaatttattctttcattaaaCTAATTCTGCCTCAGTATAATTGTTTTCCACCTAACCTATTTACCTGCTTTCCAAATTGGTTCCAAATTTTGTAACCAATTGGTCAAATTGGttacaaaagctgttttcttggCAGGTTAAGAAGTTTTGTTAGGGCCAGTCCCATACTGCTGATAAGGAACGAGAAGCTGGCCACAGTCTGGGTGCAAGAAGCGAGGGCATCTGTGCAGAACCAAATGGAGAACTGATAGTAGAAGCTACAGTATGGTGTGTATGTTGCAGTATGGTGGTGGTCCTATTTGATATTCAGTTTCATcttaaatgacaaaatgaaatgGTTACAATAAATCATAgtttttaaagatactttttaATTCCCAGGTGCTGTCACAGGACAGCTGGTTCTGACCTTAATTTAATGTTTGTGAGTGATTCCTCTGAGTGAAATCCAACATCAGACCCAGCTGCCTATTCATAATTAAATTCCTATGACACCAGCTGGATAGCTGTGTTTTGGCTAATTATTAACTGATCTTAGAATGTAAGTGATCACAACTTCAAAGTAGGTTtatttcacaatgaaaaatgagaaaataattatttgtaataatCCTGtctatgtgtttgttttttatatattttttaaaagcaagacaATCAGTTTGTTTCTTACAAATCCCTTATTGTGATAAATTGGGTGTAAGGGTATGGATGGAATTTGAGtatgttttgaattaaattcaaatgaaaatttaatagTCCTGCCTGCTGACATGTGGACACTTATGCCTGCACTTACCAGCAAAAAGGCTAGAGAATTAAAAACTGCAGTTGAGACCAGGCATGACTGTGTATTAATAGCATTAAAGATTAGTAAAAGGCTCTTAGAATGATCTCTCTTTTTATCCACcctttttaaacctttttttaaaatctgtttgcatAGACAAATTTTTATCTTAaggggaaaatacagaaaagtttcTTCTTTAACTTCACAGTGCATTTCAGACTTAAAAACATGGAGTCACCACACTCGGAAATACTAAGCTAGAAAACATTCCTAAATAAAAGGCATtaatctgaatttctgtttgcctttttgcttttttctttttaaagacttaGTGATTCACAGTGTAAACCTTTACACCTCACTTGAAACTTCCAAGAGGTCTTGGAGGTTCTCTCCTAAAGTTTTTGCTTCGCTAGTGAGGTGACAACATGGGATACTGTCCTCATGTTGAGGATGGGAAAGGTTCCTCTTATTTTCCTGTGGGTGTGAAGTACAGAAGCAAACTGCAATGCATGTAGACAGTGTCCCTGTCCAGTGCTAGCAGGGTGCTTGTAACACCATCGCAGTGGCCCCCGGCGCGCCTGGAAGAACAAGCAACTCAACGTGGCTGCGCAGTGCTTTAAGTTACAGTGAACCTGCCTCTGGAACAAGACTCTAGGATGAGTggaaatggcctcaggttgtgtCAGgtgaggtttaggttgggtattaggaaaagtttcttcactAAAaggttgtgcagcattggaagAGGCTGCCTGGCAAAGCAGTTGAGTTACCATCgctggaggtcttcaaaagacgtgTAGATCCTATGGATGTAGGGATGCTGCTGTCAGACCTAACTCTGCTCTAAGTTACGTGCATTAGTTGTGTCTCTCCTGGAAAAGGAATGAGCCTTGGGAGACTTAAGGAGTTGGACAGCCCAGTCCTTACCTCTCAGAAATACTTGTAAAGAGACACAACTCACAGGAAGTTACTCAGAATACTTAAATATCTTGGGAAGTGAGATAATCATTCTAGAATCGATGAGATTCTGTGAATTCATGTTATTTCTGGTTTGTAGATGGGCAATAAACTCCAGCAGCTGGATGGGTAGTGGTTGGCATTATTACGTGCAGCAGCATACAGCTGGCTGGTAGCGCTCCATCTTGGTTACCCTCTGGAAGTGGTGGCATGGTTGACCCTTCATATCTTCAGCAGTTGTGAAGCACAGATGTGTGTTAGCTCATTGACGTTCTTTCCTAATGTGTGTGAAAACAAGGTGGATTTGGCATAGCTGTGAGATAGAATGCCTCTTCTGGTGAAATGGTTTCGATACAAAGGAACGGTCAAAATCAGGAAGTGCTTATGTGAGAATTCCTGTTTATTTTGGGttaatgtatttctgtaaaGGCTTTTGAGGGTGATGATTTAAGTTATTTTAGTTTCCCAAGGCAATAAATACATCCTGGGACTAGAAGTTCGTAGAAACACACAAATTCTGATCTGCAGCAGCTACTTGTATTTGGAAGCTGAAGGAGAACACTGTCTTTTGACCTACCTCTAGGGCCTTGTCAGTTTGCCCCCTTTTCTGCAGTATGTCATGAAATACTAAAGATCATTGAAACTCCAGATCTACAGGAGCCAAACATTGTGACCATCTACTAAAAGCAACTTCATGCCATGGCTGTTGAAGACGGTACCTTAAATCAAACCTGCAACATCAAGATCTGAAAGgtatttggttttgttataGCCAAACCTTCCATCTTGTTACACAAATGCACGAGAAGCTTTGCAAGCAGTGTTAATCGTTTGGTTCTGTGACTACTTGCATGTTTATACCTTTGTGGGGAAGGAGATTCCTGTGCTCAAAATCACACAATTGTTGCAACCTAAGACTTCTTTCCATGCTGAGGTTTAACTTGCAGTAATCACGTAAGTGGATTCTGCTCTGTAAATACAGGCTTCAATATTTAATCATTAACCTTTCTAAAGGCCTGTAGCTTGAGACTTTAATTTCCCAAGACAGCCAGCTTCTTACTATAAAGTACTGTTGTAATTGAGTGCAGTGTAGCTGCAGCAGTATTTAGTCCTGCAAGTTCGTATTTAAAACTCTTGTACAACGTAATTAGCAGGATAAAGGCCTGAATAACATACTCTGCATTAGCTAGTGTGATACTGTGATTCAGCTCTGAAGGCTTACTTTCTTgagcttaaaaataatcatgttttaTTGCGTGTGAAGTGGTCAAGGCACACAACAGCGTATTGGTCAGTCTTTTAATCAAACTTTACAGTTTGTAGTGCGGAATAATGCTTTAGAACCTGTTTGGATGACTAGTGATAGATGCTAACAATGGAATTTTGTCTGTTAGATGTAGGTACATACCACAGatcttttctttgctgctttcctccctcATCCCCAAGGCTTTCAGCATCTGGGTCTATTGACAAACTCTATGAAACataccaaagaaaaaaagcactagGCCTTACAGTTAACACTTGAGGGCTGACACCATTCTTGGAGTATGCAAGTCAGTATAGGAAGAGTGCAGAACCTCATTTATTAGGAATAtctttgctgtttatttatttattttaacaagaagTAGTTTACTAGCATGCATCTCAGGATGGAGGCCTTACCCCAGGAACTCTTCACATCTCTGTTAAGACAGCTGTGAAGAGAGCAGCTAGTCACAACTTAAGGCAGGAAGGTTGAAGGGAAATGGTACCATTCTGTAAATACACACTGAAGCACAAATCATCTTTTTGTTAAGGTCACTACAGATGCATGCTGCTATCCATTGACATTAAGAAGGCGAAAGTGGTGTAATAAGGAATGTTGGGGTAAAAATACCCTTGCATATACAAAACTTGAAACAGATCGATATAGTGAATATATCTTAGTAAGGCATGCAGGGTATTCTGATACTATGGATTCAGCTGtacaaatgcattaaaacagaGTGCATAAATTCAACTGCTGGTGAGCAATGGGGTTGAATGCAGAAATGTTCTGTTGGATCATCCACATTAACTGTTATCTGGCCTAGTGGTCATATTACAGAGTAGTGAAACCTTAAGTATATGTAACAGATTCTAGTCAGGTCAACATACAGAAGCGGGAACAGCATCGAGGTGCACCACTGTGTAAGTGGGCAGTTAAGAGGTGGTCATACTACTTCAGACAGGCATTAGCAGCTAACCATGTATATAGTAACTTCATGTTGCACATGCAGTCAGTCTCTGAAGGAGTAGCATATTTTGTAGAAACAGACAAAGCaaatgttctgtgtttttttatgGTAGATTATGGTAATGTCACAACAGTAAAAGCTAGTGCAAACTACACAGGAGTTTTGAACACAGTAGACTGCATGTGAATTGAGTACTAGTTAACATGTGCTATtgagtttttgttgttacttAAAGCATGCAAGcgaagagaagaggagactaaGACTATGATCCTGAACTAAGATTAATGTATGCAGTTTAGTTTTCTGTCCtattaggaaggaaaaagcaagatgGCAGTGCTAGGAAGAAACAATTTTCTCTCAAGAATTAGGAGATGGAGAGTAGTAACTGTGAGTA
The genomic region above belongs to Oxyura jamaicensis isolate SHBP4307 breed ruddy duck chromosome Z, BPBGC_Ojam_1.0, whole genome shotgun sequence and contains:
- the SNAPC3 gene encoding snRNA-activating protein complex subunit 3 isoform X4: MLMSSDKEKDPEVIPEDSSLLTLRIRKKVLERREERIIVDRACRQETLAYEMESNAIGKRPDNPVDLVEEGELLLTLNIFYPVIFQKHKDHKPYQTVLVLGSQKLTELRDSISCVSDLQIGGEFSSQPDQAPEHISKDLYKSAFFYFEGIFYNDKRYPECRDLSRTVIEWSEAHDRGYGNLQSVKMEDYTFNDLSLKIGFPYLFCHQGNCEHIVIITDIRLIHHDDCLDRNLYPLLIKKHWLCTRKCFVCKMYTARVCSSPSLPYLHHPGLSCRLVNGFGYSKSSLGSVVCMLCIKVSHCKVKQTYLLRPKWPEAGQKVLDSFFVVVVHCTSSKGLRVPQDMQGQQCQVSAGIDAE